In Zingiber officinale cultivar Zhangliang unplaced genomic scaffold, Zo_v1.1 ctg139, whole genome shotgun sequence, a single window of DNA contains:
- the LOC122036338 gene encoding serine carboxypeptidase-like 26 has product MKSTKRSCSSYFSFIYLTLFFLRSIKAVQESDRVFNLPGQPTAPPISHFAGYITVNERNGRALFYWFFEAQTLPSKRPLLLWLNGGPGCSSIGYGAAVELGPLRVSTHATGLQFNKYAWNKEANLLFVESPIGVGFSYTNTSSDLSKLDDGFVAEDAYSFLVNWLSKFPEYQSHDFYIAGESYAGHYVPQLAELVYDHNKDANNFPHINLKGFLVGNPETDDYYDSKGLLEYAWSHSVVSDQVYELAKRVCDFKLLDWTNRCNEAMNAVFKQYNEIDIYNIYAPKCNLPQSSSSAVDPDESSVTKKSLARRIRRYSGYDPCFSNYAEEYFNRIDVQKSLHANVTGKVGRWSVCNDSILGTYNFTVLSVLPIYSKLIRAGLRIWIYSGDTDGRVPVIGSRYCVEALGLPLESQWQPWFLNHQVGGRFVEYKGLSMVTVRGAGHLVPLNKPREALVLVNSFLKGQRLPTLRR; this is encoded by the exons ATGAAATCCACCAAAAGAAGCTGCTCCTCTTATTTCAGCTTCATTTATCTCACACTCTTCTTCCTCAGAAGCATTAAAGCCGTTCAAGAATCTGACAGGGTCTTTAATCTCCCTGGCCAGCCAACTGCTCCACCCATCTCTCACTTCGCAGGTTACATTACAGTGAACGAACGAAATGGCAGGGCCCTCTTTTACTGGTTCTTTGAGGCTCAAACTTTGCCATCAAAGAGACCTCTTCTCCTCTGGCTCAATGGAG GCCCTGGCTGCTCATCCATTGGCTATGGAGCAGCTGTGGAATTGGGGCCTCTCAGGGTCAGTACACATGCAACAGGGCTTCAGTTCAATAAATATGCTTGGAATAAAG AGGCAAATTTACTGTTTGTGGAGTCTCCTATTGGTGTTGGATTCTCTTACACTAACACATCCTCTGATCTATCAAAACTAGATGATGGATTTGTGG CTGAGGATGCTTATAGCTTCCTTGTAAACTGGTTGAGCAAGTTCCCAGAGTACCAATCACATGATTTTTACATAGCAGGAGAAAGCTATGCAG GTCACTATGTTCCCCAGTTAGCTGAGCTTGTGTATGATCACAACAAGGATGCAAACAACTTCCCCCACATTAATCTCAAGGGCTTCTTA GTTGGCAACCCTGAAACTGATGACTACTATGACTCAAAGGGGTTGTTGGAATATGCATGGAGCCACTCTGTGGTTTCGGACCAAGTTTACGAGCTCGCCAAGCGTGTCTGCGACTTCAAGCTCTTAGACTGGACAAATCGATGCAATGAGGCCATGAATGCCGTCTTCAAACAGTACAATGAGATTGATATCTACAACATTTATGCTCCAAAGTGCAACCTTCCTCAGTCCTCATCATCAGCTGTTGATCCTGATGAAAGTAGTGTCACTAAG AAAAGCTTGGCGAGGAGAATAAGAAGGTACTCAGGGTATGATCCATGCTTCTCGAACTATGCCGAAGAGTATTTCAATAGAATTGATGTGCAGAAATCACTACATGCCAATGTGACAGGAAAAGTTGGAAGGTGGAGTGTTTGCAA TGACTCCATATTGGGAACATACAATTTCACAGTCTTATCTGTTCTCCCAATCTACTCCAAGCTCATAAGAGCAGGCCTGAGAATTTGGATCTACAG TGGAGACACTGATGGCAGAGTGCCAGTGATTGGATCTAGATACTGTGTTGAAGCTTTAGGCCTTCCTCTTGAGTCTCAGTGGCAGCCATGGTTTCTAAACCACCAG GTAGGAGGAAGGTTTGTGGAGTACAAAGGGTTGTCCATGGTGACAGTTAGAGGAGCAGGGCACTTGGTGCCACTGAACAAGCCACGAGAAGCTCTTGTGCTGGTCAACTCATTCTTGAAGGGTCAGCGTCTTCCAACACTTCGACGATAG
- the LOC122036341 gene encoding solute carrier family 25 member 44-like, which produces MAVEADVAVADLSLSETDINWDRLDKTKFHVIGAILFTFQSGVLHPTAVVKTRMQVAEAGLSEMHGFSVFRRILKYDGIPGLYRGFGTSAIGSLPGRVLALTSLEVSKDMMLKYTEEQDISEAARIALANGAAGLVSNVVSCGYFVPLDVISQRLMVQGLPGMTRYNGPFDVIQKVLRREGIRGLYRGFGITLSTQSPASALWWGAYGAAQHIIWRSLGYGIDMELKPSHLELVMVQATAGTLAGACSSIITTPIDTVKTRLQVMNNYKGRPSVLKTMRRLVEEDGWQGFYRGFGPRFLNMSLWGTSMIVTYELIKRLSVKRD; this is translated from the exons GTTGGACAAAACAAAATTTCACGTCATCGGCGCCATCCTCTTCACTTTTCAATCTGGAGTATTGCATCCAACAGCTGTTGTTAAAACTAGAATGCAAGTGGCTGAAGCAGGTCTCTCAGAAATGCATGGTTTCTCTGTGTTCAGAAGAATACTTAAATATGATGGAATTCCTGGACTATATCGAGGTTTTGGCACCTCAGCTATTGGATCTCTCCCTGGTCGAGTTTTGGCTCTCACATCTCTTGAAGTTTCTAAAGATATGATGCTCAAATACACAGAAGAGCAGGATATTTCTGAGGCAGCACGAATTGCATTGGCCAATGGAGCAGCAGGACTTGTCTCAAATGTAGTTTCATGTGGCTATTTTGTGCCTTTGGATGTG ATTTCCCAAAGATTAATGGTTCAAGGTTTACCTGGAATGACAAGATATAATGGCCCGTTCGATGTGATTCAAAAGGTTCTCAGGAGGGAGGGAATTCGCGGTCTTTATAGAGGTTTTGGTATAACCTTATCAACTCAATCGCCTGCATCTGCTCTCTGGTGGGGTGCATACGGTGCGGCtcagcatattatttggag GAGCTTGGGGTATGGAATTGACATGGAGCTAAAACCATCTCACTTGGAGTTAGTGATGGTTCAGGCGACAGCAGGAACACTCGCAGGTGCTTGTTCATCAATTATCACAACTCCGATAGATACAGTCAAGACCAGACTCCAG GTCATGAACAACTACAAAGGAAGGCCGTCGGTCCTAAAGACGATGAGGCGACTGGTCGAGGAAGATGGTTGGCAAGGATTTTATCGAGGTTTTGGACCTAGGTTCTTGAACATGTCCCTTTGGGGTACCTCAATGATAGTGACATATGAACTTATAA AAAGGTTGTCTGTGAAGCGAGATTAA